Genomic window (Campylobacter sp. RM16704):
TGAAATCGATTTGATGGGAAATGTTTTACCAATAGGTGGATTAAAAGAAAAGTTAATTGCCGCTTACAAAGCCGATATTAAAACTGCTATCATTCCATATAAAAATTACGAAAGAGACTTAAAAGACATTCCAGAAGAAGTAATAAAAAATGTAAAAATTACAGGTGTCAAAACATTAAAAGAAGTTTTAAAAATTGCTCTTATATGAAGACTTGAAGTGCTTTTAAGCTTCAAGTCTATCCATAATTCTTACGCTTTCTTTTTCTAAATTGCTAATATCATTTATAATAGAATCATAGTCTTCTTTTGAAATATTTTCCTTTTTAGAAATTTCTACAGCTTTATTGGCTGCTGTTTGCATATTATTGCTAGCAACCTCCATTTCATTTTGTGAAATTAAAGGGCAAAATATACTTTTTGCATCTTCATCTTTACATAGAGTAGAAATTGGATCTAAATTTTGTAATTTATCTTGAGAGCCATTTAACGTTAAGTAAACATCCGATTTGTATAATATATGATCAATTTTCATTGCAGAAAGAGTTAAATCAGAAGCAAAATTTACAAATTCTTTACCCAAATGGATGCTTTTTTCTTCTAAATATCCAAATGCTTTACTAAAATCAATAATTTTACCATCTGAAGAATTTGCTATATTATAAACTTTTTCACTATTTTCCTGAATAGAACCTATTTCTTGATTCATAACTTGAATTGCCAAGGTAATTTCGCCTGTTGCTTTTTGGGTTTTTTCAGCAAGTTTTCTAACTTCATCAGCAACCACAGCAAAACCACGTCCGTATTCTCCGGCACGTGCAGCTTCTATAGCGGCATTCAAAGCAAGAAGATTGGTTTGTTCGGCTATATCTTTAATTACGCTAACGATAGAATTAACATTTTGAGCATTAGACGCAAAAGCATTTACTGCATTTTTGCTTTCATCGGCTACTTGCATCATGGTTGATATCGACTCCTGTAAACCTCCTATTTCTATTCCATTTTTTTGTGCAGTATCTGAAATAATCTTAATATCTCCAAAAACTTCCCTCATTAGTTTAATAATTTTATTCAAAGAAATAGACAAGTCATTTAAATTTTTATTTTGACTATTTAAACTTAAATCCATTAATTCTCTAGATAATGCGTTTTTAAACACAGATTTTCCAGTCTTTTCTATATCATCTAAAGATTTATTAATAAATTTTATATTATGAACAAAAATCCCTTTTAAGCCTTCAGAGATTGCTCTTCTATAATACTCTCCTTTTTGCGAACATGCAATAGATGTGTTAATTTCTCTTAAATAAGCTTCTAAACCATCTATTGTGTTATTTAAATTATCTGCGATTTCTTTTAATTTTTTATTACCACTTTTAATATAAACAACACGTCCATCAAAATTTCCATTTTTAAGTTCTTTGCTAAAAGTTAAAATTTTATCTATAAATTGTTCATCAACTTTGTTGCAATGAACCAGTACCGCGAGTAATATCAATAAAAACACAAAAAAACCTATCGAAAAATACTCTTGAAAACATAAAGCACTGATTATTGCTAAAACACTTAAAATAATTCCACCATATAATACTTTATTCATTATTTATTCCTATTTTTATTTTTGAAGTTCTAAAATTAATTGATTATAATTCATACCGTAAGAATTTACTATATTCATAAGCTCATCAATACCTGCTTTTATTCCTTTTTTTTGTTCAACTTCTAAAAGAATTTTATAAACTTGCTCTATAGTTGATATAGCTTCGCTTTTTGGTTTTCTTCTTACTGAATAATAATTTATAATACTTCCTTGTTCATCAAATGAAGCTGTAACATTTGTAAAAACCCAATAATAATCATTTTGTTTAGTTTTATTTTTCACAAAAGCAAAAATTTCTCTTCCATCTTGTATATAATCCCACAAACATTTAAAAACAGTTCTTGGCATATCAGGATGACGTACTATATTATGGGGTTTGTATAAAATTTCTTCCATCTTGTATCCAGCATACTTTAAAAAATCATCATTTGCATAAATTATATTACCTTTTAAATCTGTTTTAGAAGTTATTAGTGTATTTGGATCTAGAATTTTTTCTTTTGACATATTTTTCCTTAGTTATAATTTATTTACGAAATATTATATTCTATTTTTTTATAAAATTTCATTAAAATTAAAACCATTATCAAAAAGAATTTTCCTCACAAGTTCTTGATGTTCTTTACCTTTAGTTTCTAAAGTAATGGAAATCATAGCATCGCCATATTCAAGTTTAGTTGAAAATCTATCATAGTCAATTTTAACTATATTGGCATTAGCTTCTTTTATAGCATCACTTAAAGCACTTAAAGCTCCTGGTTTATCAACCAAGGTAACATTTATAAGCATTTTTCTAAACGCCTTAAACAAACCTTTTTCTATAATAATATTTAACATTTGAACATCAATGTTTCCACCACTTAGAACAACACCTATTTTTTTATATTTTTTTAAATCTAATTTCTTATGCAAAAGTGCTGCAACAGTACATGCTCCAGCTCCCTCGACTGTTAATTTATGTTTTTCAAGTAAATATAATACTGCATTTGCAATTTCCTCATCATCTACTTGTATAAATTCATCTACACATTCAAGAATAATATCAAAATTAATTTTATTTACATCACGCACTGCTATACCATCTGCTATAGTTCTAACAGATTTAGAATTAATAATCTTTTTACTTTTAAAACTTTCATACATTGCAGGAGCACCTTTAGCACTCACACCCACTATTTTTATATTAGGATTAATCTGTTTTGCTGCACTTGCAATACCGCTTATTAATCCACCTCCGCCAACCGGAGCTAAAATCATATCTAAATCACTAATTTCATCAAGCATTTCAAGCATCAAAGTGCCTTGTCCTGCCATAATACTTTCATTTTCAAAAGGATGGATAAAATTTAACTTATGTTCCTTGGCATAATTTAGTGCATAAGCATAAGCTTCATCAAAATTATCTCCTTTTAAAATTACTTTAGCACCTAAATTTTTTGTTGCACTTACTTTTAATAAAGGTGTAGCTTCGGGCATAACAATAACAGCTTCAATACCAAATTTTTTAGCACTTATAGCTACTCCTTGAGCATGATTTCCTGCACTTGCTGCTATTACACCAAATTGCTTTTGATCTTTGGTTAAATTAGCTATTGTATTATATGCACCTCTAATTTTATAAGCTCCCGTTTTTTGCAAATTCTCGCATTTTAAAAATATATCCGTATCTAAAAACTCACTCAAAGAAGAAGAATGTACGAAAGGAGTTTTTAGCACAAAATCTGCTATTTTCTGTTTCGCTTGATAAATTTTATTTAATTCAATCATAATTTTCCTTTTTTTGTAGTTCTATTTTTATACAGCAATCTTGAACACAATTTATACCATATTTTTGACATTTTTGCATTATCTCATTATTGATAATTCCAAGTTGCATCCAAAAATTTTTTATTTTTTTTATTAAAAGATCTTCAAATAGTTTATTAGCAAAATCTGCTTTTCTAAACATTACGACAGTATCAATTTCAAAAGGAATTTCTTTTAAATTTCTATAAACTTTTTCACTTAAAATAAAATCTTCTTTAGGGTAAATGGGATAAACTTTATAGCCTAAATCTTGTAAATATTTACTTACAAAATGCGAAGGTTTAGTTTGACTAGGACTAAGTCCTACAATAGCAATATTTTGCATAGAATTTAGTATTTTTTCTATATCACGCAAATTTTCTCCTTTTTTAAAGCATTGTATCCAAAATAAAACTAAAAAGTTGTTTTTTTAACAATCAACAAATGATATAAAGCCATAGATATTAAAACAAGTATTGCACAAAACACATAAATATTAGAAAAACCTATACTTGGCTCTATAATGCCTAATAAATAAGGACTAATACCTATTCCAAAATCTAAAGCAATAAAATAAGTTGAATTTGCTAATCCCATTTTTTCTCTAGGTGCAAGCTTTATTGCTAAAGCTTGGGCACTTGAGGTAGCATTTGCATAACCTAAAGCACAAAACAAACCAGCAAAAATAACCATATAAGAATTTCGTGCAAAAGCAAGTAAAACTAAACAAAAAATAAAATTTAAAAATGAAAAATTCATAATAATATGTGCTCCATATTTATCAAATATTTTTCCAGCTAATGGCCTAAAAATCATTGAAAAACTAGCATATATTACAAAAAACATCGAACCTGCAAAAGTTAAATTTAAACTTTGAGTATAGGCACTCATATAGGCTATTATAGCTCCAAATGGACATGCAAGTAAAAAAGTAACTAAAGCTAAATTTAAAACTGATTTTTCAAAATAATTGTAAATACTAAATTTTCTTTTTATATGATAATTTTTTTTAAATCTTTTTACTTTTAGAAAAATAGACAAATTTATTGCAAAAAATATACTAGAACTTGCAATTAAAAAACTTAGCTGAAATTGATTAATGGAATCAAGTTTTATCGCTAAAAAAGGCCCTAAAGCAGAAGTTAAAACAACACTTATAGCATAATATCCTATTCCAACACCTCTTTTATTGCTAGGTATTATCCTAGCAATAGCTGCCCCGCAAGCACAAGAACAAATTCCATAACAAACCCCTGCTAAGAAGCGTATCAAAACCAAAAAATATACATTGTAAAATTTCAAATACATCAAATTAATAAAAAGATAGAACAAAAGCGAAAAAACAATTACTTTTTTTATATTAACATCATCAATAATAGAACCAAAATAAAGCCTAGAAAATAAAGCACCTATAACAAAAGCACCCATAATAAGACCTGCCGTGCTAGTTTGAAGATTTAAAACATCTAAAACATAATCTGTACTAGAAATAGTACTCATATAAAAAACAAGACAAATAACAAAATTAATACCAAAAATACAAAAAAAATTAATATTAAATAAATTATATTTTTTACTAAGACCCATGAAAAAACCTCACTCATATTTTTTCATTGATATAGTCAAGTAATTTTAAAAGTCTTTCTTGATCTTGTATATTTAAGATACTTAAAATTTCTTTTTCGTATTTTCTTATATAAACATTAGCATCAAAAAAAATTTCTTTACCTTTAGCGCTTAGAGTAATGATTTTTTCTCTCTTATCATCCGCTTTTAAAAACTCTATATATCCAAGTTTTGCTAATTTAGAAACAACTCTAGAAAGTATAGCTTTATCCATCTGATAAAACTCACATATTGGAGCTAAAGCACTATTTTGATGATGGCTTAAATACACAAAAACTCTCCAATCACTTGATTTCAAACCAAATGGCTCTAAAATTTCATTAATTTTATGTAATATTTTTCTATTTGTGTAAGTAATTTTTTGAAAAAAAATAAGAAATCCTTTATAAAAATTAATTGATTAAATCAACTATTTTTATAGTAACAAATAATATATAAATTTAAACTTATACTATATTAGGCTTTTTTTCTTAAATACACTCCGCATTCAAGATGAGGAGTATTGGCAAATTGATCAAAAAAAGCAAAATTTAAAATTTCATGACTTTGACATAAGATTTCAAGATTTTCTTTTAAAGTAATAGGATTACACGAAATATAAATGATATTTTCATAATTTTTAATAAGTTCAATCACACTTAAATCAAGCCCTGCTCTTGGAGGGTCAACCAAAACATGAGATATTTTAAAGCTATCTAAATTTACCCCTTTTAAACGATTAAATTCTCTTTCTTTTTTCAAAGCTTGACTTAGCTCTTCACTAGAAAGTCTTGTAAAAGCTATATTTTCAATAGAATTTAAAGTACAATTTTTTAAAGCAAATTCAACATTTTTCTTAGAAATTTCAGTCGCTAAAACTTTTTTAAAACTTCTTGCCAAAGCTATAGTAAAATTTCCATAACCACAATAAAGCTCTAACAAATCTTGTTTAAAATCATCCTCTATACAAGATATAATCCATTCAATCATCTTTTCATTGATAAAAGTATTAGGCTGAATAAAACAATCATTATTTAACTCATATAAAAATTCATTTGTATTTATTTTTAAAACCTGTCTTAGATTTTCTCCATTAAACACAAGCTTTTTACCCCTACTTCTTGCTATGAATTTGAGATTTAATTTTTCTGCTAATTCTTGTAAATCTTGCACAATTAACTCTATATTTTTATGGAAAAGTAAAGTTATACTTAAATCTAATTTTGTAGCTAAAAACTCCACTCCAAAAAGCTTATGTTTTAAATTTTCATTTAGATTATTTAATAAA
Coding sequences:
- a CDS encoding MCP-domain energy taxis signal transduction protein; this encodes MNKVLYGGIILSVLAIISALCFQEYFSIGFFVFLLILLAVLVHCNKVDEQFIDKILTFSKELKNGNFDGRVVYIKSGNKKLKEIADNLNNTIDGLEAYLREINTSIACSQKGEYYRRAISEGLKGIFVHNIKFINKSLDDIEKTGKSVFKNALSRELMDLSLNSQNKNLNDLSISLNKIIKLMREVFGDIKIISDTAQKNGIEIGGLQESISTMMQVADESKNAVNAFASNAQNVNSIVSVIKDIAEQTNLLALNAAIEAARAGEYGRGFAVVADEVRKLAEKTQKATGEITLAIQVMNQEIGSIQENSEKVYNIANSSDGKIIDFSKAFGYLEEKSIHLGKEFVNFASDLTLSAMKIDHILYKSDVYLTLNGSQDKLQNLDPISTLCKDEDAKSIFCPLISQNEMEVASNNMQTAANKAVEISKKENISKEDYDSIINDISNLEKESVRIMDRLEA
- the cetC gene encoding energy taxis response protein CetC, whose protein sequence is MSKEKILDPNTLITSKTDLKGNIIYANDDFLKYAGYKMEEILYKPHNIVRHPDMPRTVFKCLWDYIQDGREIFAFVKNKTKQNDYYWVFTNVTASFDEQGSIINYYSVRRKPKSEAISTIEQVYKILLEVEQKKGIKAGIDELMNIVNSYGMNYNQLILELQK
- the ilvA gene encoding threonine ammonia-lyase yields the protein MIELNKIYQAKQKIADFVLKTPFVHSSSLSEFLDTDIFLKCENLQKTGAYKIRGAYNTIANLTKDQKQFGVIAASAGNHAQGVAISAKKFGIEAVIVMPEATPLLKVSATKNLGAKVILKGDNFDEAYAYALNYAKEHKLNFIHPFENESIMAGQGTLMLEMLDEISDLDMILAPVGGGGLISGIASAAKQINPNIKIVGVSAKGAPAMYESFKSKKIINSKSVRTIADGIAVRDVNKINFDIILECVDEFIQVDDEEIANAVLYLLEKHKLTVEGAGACTVAALLHKKLDLKKYKKIGVVLSGGNIDVQMLNIIIEKGLFKAFRKMLINVTLVDKPGALSALSDAIKEANANIVKIDYDRFSTKLEYGDAMISITLETKGKEHQELVRKILFDNGFNFNEIL
- a CDS encoding CoA-binding domain protein yields the protein MQNIAIVGLSPSQTKPSHFVSKYLQDLGYKVYPIYPKEDFILSEKVYRNLKEIPFEIDTVVMFRKADFANKLFEDLLIKKIKNFWMQLGIINNEIMQKCQKYGINCVQDCCIKIELQKKENYD
- a CDS encoding MFS transporter, which produces MGLSKKYNLFNINFFCIFGINFVICLVFYMSTISSTDYVLDVLNLQTSTAGLIMGAFVIGALFSRLYFGSIIDDVNIKKVIVFSLLFYLFINLMYLKFYNVYFLVLIRFLAGVCYGICSCACGAAIARIIPSNKRGVGIGYYAISVVLTSALGPFLAIKLDSINQFQLSFLIASSSIFFAINLSIFLKVKRFKKNYHIKRKFSIYNYFEKSVLNLALVTFLLACPFGAIIAYMSAYTQSLNLTFAGSMFFVIYASFSMIFRPLAGKIFDKYGAHIIMNFSFLNFIFCLVLLAFARNSYMVIFAGLFCALGYANATSSAQALAIKLAPREKMGLANSTYFIALDFGIGISPYLLGIIEPSIGFSNIYVFCAILVLISMALYHLLIVKKTTF
- a CDS encoding MarR family winged helix-turn-helix transcriptional regulator — encoded protein: MKSSDWRVFVYLSHHQNSALAPICEFYQMDKAILSRVVSKLAKLGYIEFLKADDKREKIITLSAKGKEIFFDANVYIRKYEKEILSILNIQDQERLLKLLDYINEKI
- the trmA gene encoding tRNA (uridine(54)-C5)-methyltransferase TrmA is translated as MYFEEKIALNKALFSSLYDGEIQCYKSPLKFYRTRAEFSIYHKDNGRISYAMYENKKKIPIEKFDIADKKIQEYMPILLNNLNENLKHKLFGVEFLATKLDLSITLLFHKNIELIVQDLQELAEKLNLKFIARSRGKKLVFNGENLRQVLKINTNEFLYELNNDCFIQPNTFINEKMIEWIISCIEDDFKQDLLELYCGYGNFTIALARSFKKVLATEISKKNVEFALKNCTLNSIENIAFTRLSSEELSQALKKEREFNRLKGVNLDSFKISHVLVDPPRAGLDLSVIELIKNYENIIYISCNPITLKENLEILCQSHEILNFAFFDQFANTPHLECGVYLRKKA